One Coffea eugenioides isolate CCC68of chromosome 2, Ceug_1.0, whole genome shotgun sequence genomic window, AACAGTTTTTTGGATGACTTTGTCTGAATTTCCTACTCGTAGATTTTCAGCCTACTACGTAAGCAACGCTGGTACATACCAAAAGGCCAGACATATACAAAATTATTGGTAATGCTTGGCAAGTGTAAGCAGCCAAATCATGCTGGCTTGCTTTTTGAGATAATGGAGTCCGATGGGCTTCAACCGACAATTGATGTTTACACTGCACTTGTGGGTGTCTACGGCTTTAGTGGCCTCCTTGACAAGGCGTTTCATACTGTTGATGAAATGAAGTCGGTTTCTGATTGCAAGCCTGATGTGTATACTTACTCAATCCTTATCAAATGTTGTGCTAAACTTCGTCGATTTGATATGATTGGGATAATTTTAGCTGAGATGTCATATTTAGGAATTGAATGTAACGCTACAATATACAATACTGTAATAGATGGGTATGGTAAGGCTGGGCTTTTTGAACAGATGGAACACGCATTGTCAGACATGATTGAAAGTGGCACATGCCTTCCGGACATATATACTTTCAACTCAGTTATTGGGGCTTTTGGCAACTTTGGAGAGATTGATAAAGTAGAGAGTTGGTTTGATCAATTTCAGCTAATGGGAATAAAGCCAGATATTATGACGTTTAATATACTTGTCAGATCATATGGTAAAGCAAGCATGTATGAGAAAATGGGTTCTGTTCTGGACTTTATGAAGAAAAGGTTTTATTCTCCTACAATTGTTACTTTTAACATTGTCATTGAGACATATGGAAAGGCTGGAAATGTTGAGAAAATGGAAGAATATTTCCTGAAAATGAAGCATCAAGGAATGAAACCTAATTCAATAACTTACTGCTCCCTGGTTAGCGCTTACAGTAAATCTGGGCTTTTGGACAAAGTTGATTCAATTATCAGGCAAGTAGACAATACTGATGTGATATTAGACACCCCATTTTTCAACTGTGTCATCAGTGCCTATGGCCGGGCTGGGAATATAGAGAAAATGGTTGAACTGTTTTCAGCAATGGAGGACCAACAATGCAAACCAGACAGCATAACCTTTGCTTCTATGATCCAAGCTTATCAAGAACAAGGAATGATTGAAGCTGCTCAAGAATTGGAGCATAAGATGTTAATGTGCAGTGGTAGTTCAGGTACTCGTATCATTGCCTTCCAATTTTTGCAATACCAGATTTTTCTTCTGGCATGAAAGTTGGAAGTTAGTTGCAGAATCTTTATCTGGTTTCTTATTCTTTCGACTATTATTTCTATCTGGTCTGAGTTAGTTTGTCTGCTGTTTTCTTATCATAATCGCATTTTCTTACTTATATTAGTATATAAAATTGAAATGTACAAAAATCTTTCATAATTTTACAAATTGAATTGGCTTTTTCCCCAGAAGTAAAACTGATTGGAAGCTGGCGTCACTAAGTGGTTCAAGAGTTGATATTGATATAAAGTATTCTGTCTGAGCTAGGAAAGGAAGAATTTGGTGGCAGTCTCTCATTTTGTAAGTGCCTTTCCCTTTCCATTCTCTATTATGCATTGGCTTTTATGTCCCTGTCCTATGAGGCTCTATGCATTGTGCCCAAAGTCTaggtaaaaggaaaaattttcccttttctttttaatcCAACCATGCTTTACTGTATATTAATTCCATATCCACCTCTAAATGATTGCTTTGCAAATTGGAAAAAGATTTTTACATATGATTGTTATCTG contains:
- the LOC113760705 gene encoding pentatricopeptide repeat-containing protein At3g53170-like, whose amino-acid sequence is MELHLVDPANLRLFSSIHHPRTPKFSTIKSSKKDSITTSKGLQKSSQKELSRILRSEAATKNIVKKANSNKYNNLNPKAVLDALDDAIKGNDWESALKIFSLLRKQRWYIPKGQTYTKLLVMLGKCKQPNHAGLLFEIMESDGLQPTIDVYTALVGVYGFSGLLDKAFHTVDEMKSVSDCKPDVYTYSILIKCCAKLRRFDMIGIILAEMSYLGIECNATIYNTVIDGYGKAGLFEQMEHALSDMIESGTCLPDIYTFNSVIGAFGNFGEIDKVESWFDQFQLMGIKPDIMTFNILVRSYGKASMYEKMGSVLDFMKKRFYSPTIVTFNIVIETYGKAGNVEKMEEYFLKMKHQGMKPNSITYCSLVSAYSKSGLLDKVDSIIRQVDNTDVILDTPFFNCVISAYGRAGNIEKMVELFSAMEDQQCKPDSITFASMIQAYQEQGMIEAAQELEHKMLMCSGSSEVKLIGSWRH